A region from the Salmo trutta chromosome 40, fSalTru1.1, whole genome shotgun sequence genome encodes:
- the LOC115180617 gene encoding semaphorin-3aa isoform X2: MGKRAEDNIFRLESSHFENGRGKSPYDPKMLSASIMLDGELYSGTSADFMGRDFAIFRTLGEHHPIRTEQHDSRWLNDPRFVGVNLIPESDNPEDDKIFLFFKENAMDGEHTGKATIARIGQLCKNDLGGHRSLVNKWTTFLKARLTCSVPGLNGIDTHFDELQDVFLMSSKDPKNPVIYAVFTTSSNIFKGSAVCMYNMADIRRVFLGPYAHRDGPTYQWVPFQGRVPYPRPGTCPSKTFGGFDSTKDLPDDVITFARGHPAMFNPVHPIGGRPIVVRTDVDYQFSQLVVDKVEAEDGQYDVMFIGTDLGTVLKVVTIPRESWHDLEEVVLEEMNVFREPTPITAMELSTKQQQLYLGSALGVSQMPLHRCEVYGKACAECCLARDPYCAWDGTECSRYFPTAKRRTRRQDIRNGDPLSQCSDLQHHDDVDGLGHVEDRSVYGVENSSMFLECSPKSQRALIYWQLQRPNEDRKHEIKSEDRVIRMEQGLLIRILTQADSGVYTCHAVEHGFIQPLLRLSLQVIPTQRLGELLPGGPQGGVGGSGGAGSGSGGAGGPAAAGHSTKHKLWYRDFLSLLDHPDLNSVEEFCERVWRKERKQRRLKTPTITTNDQSLARPDGGALSSGLKPKSSPLGAGAPNAQKQQSGHPTVQQQQNKEGSPRSTNPQKVQHHAGTLTQAQAPKNNNQNAQNSQATPNTQSPQKGQGTLGGTQVPGGGARGGPQHTAKWRRMQENKKGRNRRTHEQQRPPRSV, translated from the exons ATGGGCAAACGGGCAGAG GACAACATCTTTCGACTGGAGTCGTCCCACTTCGAGAACGGCCGGGGGAAAAGCCCCTACGACCCCAAGATGCTCTCTGCGTCCATCATGTTAG ATGGGGAGCTGTACTCTGGCACGTCGGCAGACTTCATGGGAAGGGACTTTGCCATCTTCCGTACCCTGGGGGAGCATCATCCTATCAGGACTGAGCAACATGACTCTAGATGGCTCAATG accccAGGTTTGTAGGTGTAAACCTGATCCCAGAGAGTGACAACCCTGAAGATGATAAGATATTCCTGTTCTTCAAAGAGAACGCCATGGACGGAGAACACACTGGCAAGGCCACTATCGCCCGCATAGGACAACTGTGTAag AATGACCTGGGAGGTCACAGGAGTCTGGTCAACAAGTGGACCACCTTCCTCAAGGCCAGACTGACCTGCTCAGTGCCAGGCCTCAACGGCATCGACACACACTTCGACGAGCTGC AGGATGTCTTTCTGATGAGCTCCAAAGATCCTAAGAACCCAGTGATCTATGCTGTCTTCACCACTTCTAG TAACATATTCAAAGGCTCAGCAGTGTGTATGTACAACATGGCAGATATCCGGAGGGTCTTCCTGGGTCCGTACGCCCACCGAGATGGGCCGACCTACCAGTGGGTACCCTTCCAGGGGAGGGTGCCCTACCCCCGCCCTGGCACG TGCCCCAGTAAAACGTTTGGGGGCTTTGACTCCACCAAGGACCTCCCTGATGATGTGATCACCTTTGCGCGGGGCCACCCGGCCATGTTTAACCCCGTGCACCCCATCGGGGGTCGTCCCATCGTGGTGAGGACTGATGTGGACTACCAGTTCTCCCAGCTAGTGGTGGACAAGGTCGAGGCAGAGGACGGACAGTACGACGTCATGTTCATTGGAACAG ACCTGGGCACGGTCCTGAAGGTGGTTACCATCCCAAGAGAGAGCTGGCATGACCTGGAAGAGGTGGTCCTGGAGGAGATGAACGTGTTCAGG GAGCCCACCCCCATCACGGCAATGGAGCTTTCCACCAAACAGCAACAGCTGTACCTGGGCTCGGCGCTAGGCGTTTCCCAGATGCCTTTGCACCGCTGTGAGGTGTACGGGAAGGCTTGCGCTGAGTGCTGTCTGGCCCGTGACCCCTACTGTGCCTGGGATGGAACAGAGTGCTCCCGTTACTTCCCTACCGCCAAgcg GAGAACGAGACGCCAGGACATCAGGAATGGAGATCCCCTCTCCCAGTGCTCTGACCTGCAGCATCATG ATGACGTGGACGGGCTGGGTCATGTGGAGGACAGGAGTGTGTACGGAGTGGAGAACAGCAGCATGTTCCTGGAGTGCAGTCCCAAGTCCCAGAGAGCCCTCATCTACTGGCAGCTCCAAAGACCCAACGAGGACCGCAAACATGAG aTCAAGTCGGAGGACAGGGTGATCCGCATGGAGCAGGGCCTGCTCATCCGTATCCTCACCCAGGCCGACTCAGGCGTCTACACCTGCCACGCTGTGGAGCACGGCTTCATCCAGCCCCTCCTCCGCCTCTCCCTCCAGGTCATCCCCACACAGAGGCTGGGTGAGCTGCTGCCTGGTGGGCCTCAGGGTGGAGTTGGAGGGTCTGGTGGCGCAGGTAGTGGGTCTGGTGGTGCAGGTGGGCCTGCTGCTGCAGGGCACTCGACAAAACACAAGCTGTGGTACAGGgatttcctctccctcctcgACCACCCTGACCTGAACAGCGTGGAGGAGTTCTGCGAGCGTGTGTGGCGGAAGGAGCGCAAGCAGCGGCGTCTGAAaacccccaccatcaccaccaacgACCAAAGTCTGGCTAGGCCTGACGGCGGAGCTCTAAGCTCAGGCCTAAAGCCTAAAAGTAGTCCTCTTGGCGCAGGTGCACCCAATGCCCAGAAGCAGCAGAGTGGGCATCCAACggtgcagcagcagcagaacaAAGAGGGGAGCCCCCGGAGCACGAACCCCCAGAAGGTGCAACACCATGCGGGTACGCTGACCCAGGCACAGGCCCCTAAAAACAACAACCAGAATGCCCAGAACTCTCAGGCTACACCCAACACCCAGAGCCCCCAGAAGGGCCAAGGCACCCTGGGGGGAACCCAGGTGCCTGGTGGTGGGGCCAGAGGTGGACCCCAGCACACGGCCAAGTGGAGGCGGATGCAGGAGAATAAGAAGGGGCGAAACAGGAGGACCCATGAGCAACAGAGACCCCCGCGGAgtgtctga